The sequence CAGCCAAGCTCATCGTGCGGACCCGCTTGCTGGTCATGCAAGACCGGCATGCTTGCATCGCTACAACTGTTGGTCGGTCGCGCGCGGCTGGCTCACGCCACCGCTCGGCCGGTTCGCGATGTTGCGCGTCTGGGGCGTGGGACCGACGTGGTGTCGCGTTTCCCAGCTACGGGACAAACGCGGTGCCGCGTTTCTAAGCTGTGGGACCGTATCGGTGTCACGCGTTCTAGTTGGCCACTGCATTGACACGCTTTCGAGGCGTGGGACCGTCGTGGTGCTGCACTTCCGACCTATGGGAACGTGGCGGTTCCGCTCACCCGTGCTGCAAGAATGATCCGGCTGGTGGCGTACCCACATCCTTGTTGCAGGACGGATATATGTGTGCTAATCCTTCCTATACAGGTATATAAACGTAAATTATTAAAACAAATGTATATTCACAAACTTTTTCGGTTGCCATTATCGTCACCTAGCAATACGTTCTAGGGAAAACCTTGTTTGCCAGTACTAtgcttttttcttatttatcaCTCAACTATGGCTATaactttcttttcttgtttctatttttttaatgtgtgCTTTTGTTATTTATATCTTCATGTTATAAGATATGATTTTATATAGGTATTCCCTCCGTCTTAGAATATAGAAAACTAAGATCGAATGTgacgtatcctagtactacgaatctggacatgcctCTGTCTATATTCGTAGTACTATGGTACATCACATCTGgttttaggttgctatattctgcgacggagggagtaggtagctaccaaaatatttgtttttatttaagcTTGGCGATTATTTTGTTCAACCGtgaataatttgatttttttctgaaCGTGGGGAACTTTGGATTAAAGTAGCTCTTGGTGTGAACGGTAATAAGACTATAttggttgttttttctttctttttttatgtaaCATTCTGCCCCAGGAACGGTGGGCTTAATGGAGAATTTTCTGCTATTTGATTGACATGTGGCCCCAACCATTGACTGCTCCGTTAGTTTAGTTAGAATTACCGAGTTCCTATCCCACATAGCACTGTAGCCCACCGTGAATTCCGTTCCCGTTCGCGCCACGTTGCTGCTAACGAAATACCGTTCGCGCCAACGAAAAGTTCTGGGAAGATTGGTGCGGGCCCCACATTGCCTAGTTTAACCTCAAAACACACCGTAATCTTTACGATAATGCTACTGGTCGGTCAACCGAcgggggagaaaaaaaaaatcgggtgCTCCCCCCGCGGCTCCGTCCCCGTGCACAGTAATATTGTTGGCCCCACTATAATATCTGTCTCCACCTGCAATAAATCAAccatatattttagaaaccctaTATTAaaagaatttggtttattttttgttccaccaaaaatgttgcACATAgtatactcacaatgtttcactatgtataaacctaatgttgcagtgaactaaaatattccattgcaaaaaaaaacccacatattttagaaaccccctattaagggaattcgttttattttttgttccaccgtaTTTCtaatgtttcattatgtatggaccaaatgttgcagtgaactgaaacaattTTAcgctatttgctaaaacattgtttttatataaggtgaaagaacacccgatttaaacgagtgaaacattttcgatctacttagtgaaacaattccgatatacctggtggaacatcgtgcaacatttaaaaataattcaataataagctaaaaaaaatttcgtcggaatatatccatgtgtggtcttgctttgaagatttaattgcaacgaatttaatggtgtaatcggatcatgctttggataagtaatttaagagaaaaatcagtttaaaatagtttttacacgtaaatcggacgctgatgtcagcgcccgattttaatCAGCTCCCATCAGGCGCCCGACGGGGAGTCACGTCCTAATCTTTAGTTGTTCCCGGGTGTTCAATAGGTACGGTCCGTAACAACATTAGTTACGTAGTGTTCCACCTAAACACCCCGCAAGTTACCTGGTGCTAGATAAGCACCCCGTAATTTTTCAGCTCACACTCGGTATAGTCTCCCATCTTGGTAGTCCTACGTTGCTATATTGCTATATTGTGGGAATGATAGAGTAATTTGTGCTCAGAATTCAATCAATTCATGGCCGGCTATTAATTGGTCAACGTCCTCTATCCtttcttaggctgtgtttagtttcgcaccgaaattaaaagtttgactaaaattgaaagtttaaagaaaaaagttaaaagttggTGTAAGTAAGAAAgtttttaatgtgatgaaaaaattgaaggttCGAAggaaaagttaggaactaaacaagggcctTAATTAACTCTTGTCGTGTCCCCTCTGCAGGCGCTGTTCATCGTCGTCATAGCACGTCGCTCTCCGAACGCTGACGTATAACGAATTGATCGATCTCCTAGAAAAATTGATCAATCAAAGAAGTGTACAGGACATCAACGCAAAttaattgactttttttttaaaaaaaacgaaggAATGCGGTGTGTGTTATACTCTAGTTAGTCATATGATCCAGATTACGGCATAAACGTTTTCTTGGAAGCAAGCTAATCCTGCCattgcattaaaaaaaatcctgagAATACAAATCAAAGAAACTCGGGGTTGaccaaaagaaagaaggaaCAACAGTGAGGAGAAATGGTATATGCTCAATTTATTCTATATACTCAGAATATATAACTTTGACATTTACTATTACATGCTCCTTACAATCATAAATAAATATCTGGTGCTTAGGATAagaaatttggtcaaacttggGAAGTTCCAACCATCAATAATCACAAATATTTAGTTCTTctgaaaaaaatagttatatgaTTTATCTCGAAAGTATTATCATAATATGTCATAAAGTTGTTGCAAATAAAATTGATTGtcgaaaatttttaattttgactttaTCTTTTCAtaagcgtcaaatatttatgactagAAAGTATTACgctgttttttttctgaagtaAAGCATCATTATTAGTAGTAGTACGGTAGTACTAGTGTTTATCCTTAGCTCGCAAATAAACTCACGTACAACCGCAACGACATCTGCGCAACGATGGCCACGGCagctacgacgacgacgggcggcgATGTCCAGATACCGATTGGACAGcaggccaccgtcgccgccaccgccactgccacgAGCGATGGGATCCGGGATAGCCCCGGCACGTCGAGCCCcttccgtggcggcggcggcagcaccacCCCCACCCCGCAGCGGCCGGTGAAGGCCGggtcctcctctccaccaccgccgccgacgacggccatGGACAAGACGCTGTCCAGTGTAGCGAACCTCGCGAAGCTCCTGCCGACGGGCACGGCGCTGGCGTTCCAGTCGCTGTCACCGTCGTTCACCAACCGCGGCGCGTGCCTCACGTCCAACCGGTACCTCACCGCGGCGCTCCTCTACCTGTGCGTCCTCTCctgcatcttcttctccttcaccGACAGCTTCGTCGGTGGAGACGGGAAGCTCTACTACGGCGTGGCGACGGCCAAGGGTTTCCTCGTGTTCAACTACGACGctggcagcagcagcgacggcgacgacgacgaccagcggcggcggagggaggtgTTCAAGGACCTCCGCAGGCTGAGGATACGGTGGGTGGACTACGTGCACGCGGTGTTCACGGCGGTGGTCTTCATGACCGTGGCGTTCAGCAGCACCGCCGTGCAGAGCTGCTACTTCCCCGAGGCCGGCGACAACGTGAAGCAGCTGCTCACCAACCTTCCCCTCGGCGCCGGCTTCCTGTCCACCACCGTCTTCCTCGTCTTCCCGACCACGCGCAAAGGGATCGGATATGGCGGCCAGTCCACCAATTAACGTACGTGCAATCGCCTAGCTAGCTACAAGGCTTGCTTTACTTGTGCAGTgatgctaattaattatatattgttgttGGCCAAGCCTTTCATTTGGTGTAGCGTGCACGTGTGCAACTTTTCCATGTGCACTAGTCATGTAAAGCAGTTTAGTTTGTCACGATTTGTGTTATGCGCATATGATTCTTTGCAATTGCACAGAAGATGCACGCACGATTAATTCGGTTTACGGTTTTGCTATAAATGATAGATTGTTAATTTTCGCttcaaatttgtcaaattttcagCCGTTAGATTAACCTCATGATTCGTGCATGCTTTCGTTTCTTTGACGTTCGCGGGCGAAGAGCAGCGGGCTCAGCGCGCGCGACGGCACGGCAGACACAGGGGTAGACACGGTCTTTAATTTGCATGCacatctttttccttttcattgaTGAACCCTGTACGGCTGTACCCTCGTTAATGCTAAGAGTGTGTTACCGCTGATGTAAGACGGTTTTCTAAAAGTTACATCTTAGTTATATACAAATGTCGGGTCCCAAAATTAGCTTTCGGTAACTAACTTGTCTGCATGTCTGTATCAAGCCCTAGATGAATAGATTAATACATGTTCAATAATCTGGATCACCATTCCATACATTTAAACAAGGGCTCCAAAAGAGATTTTATTGCATAAAATACAAGAGCATTTACATaattgtggctaactattacagcagaagctatacAATGAACCGACTCTACTATTTTGCTATAGGCTCAAACCTTCTAATTAGTCTAGACTTGAGGgcttatatgattgaactcctGGTTTCGGCGAGAACTTCGAATCAACTCTGGAAGGGTTAAAGCAAGCACTACTGGAGAACCgatctttgctgggtcgacCGAAAACCACATTACCCTGGTTCCAAtaagaactgggactaaaaaacTCCAATGGGACTATGTGAAGATCATCTTTAATCCTGATCCATCCCCTGACAAGGCCTGTCAGGGGGcgggggatctttagtcccagtttgtAATACCAACTGGAACTAAATATACCTATTATTtaggttggtaataccaaccaaGACTAAAGATTATTTAGATCTTTAGGGACTAAAGATTGTCGCCTTTTTATATTCCTTCTTGCTCCTTGTCACATCCCGAATTCACCGTAAAAAGCATCATTTAAATTATTCCTAGAAAAAGTAAAAATGGGTGTCAACCCTCCAACCTTAAAAATATACAACCTAAAAATCAAAGGAGGCTTGgagaattttttatatatattttttctcgaGGCCTAAAATGTGTAATCAAGTTTTAGTGGAATtctcagagcacaaataataattgccGATAAGAACAAGGGATAATAAATTCAGCAAATGGTCACCTAATTGGAAAGGTCCTTTTCGTATCCATCGATATGTGCCTAAGAATGCCTATCTGCTTGAAGGTTTTGATGCAGAGTTTTATGAAAAAGCACTTAATGGAAAATATCTGAAGAAATATTATCCAAGTGTTTGGATTAATTAATAATCGGTTGTTTAGCTGATGTATGATGTGGCCGATGTTTGATACATCGTCTATTGATGGCCGATATGAATTATCGTCCTTAGAGCAATTTTGTAACATAACTCCTCATATTACAAAATTGGGGGCATATATCCATATATCAGACAGAAAATATGTGGGTTTAAAAAACTTTTTCAATATTGAGAAGCAAAAGGATTTTTTTGGTTAGATGGCCGATACACAGATATATTACAAACTGCAAGTAAATATTCagagtttaatggactttttcaAGCCAGTTACATTCCCAGGAAGTTGTGGATAGCTTCAATAGCACGAAGACAAAGGTTGTTGATTTATTCAATAGTTCTGCGGTCTTCGGCATCGGTCCCTGGGATCGGCTTCATTGCTCTTGTCAGGCCTGCAAGATATTTAATCGATgcctttatttttatctttgcTCTTCGATAGCTTTTAAATTCAATGATATTTGATTGTTGCTCCGACGCCATCTCTTGCCGAATCTGCTCCAGTTGTGCTAGGAGTTCGGATTCCTTTTGTTTGAGCTTGTCAAGCTTTTTTTGAGAAGATTCTGGACCAACGATTAATTTGTCCAGCTTGCTTTTGTTCTCCAAAATCTGCTGTCGGCTGGAGGTGACGGTCGCTTCCAAGGATTGCCTTTCCTGCCGATCTATCAACCTTTGTTGTGCCCGTTGGAGTTTTAAGTTATATTGATCAAGATGTGCTGCTGGAGAGATAACATCAGCTAGGTCTTTAGAAATAAGAGCTTGGATAGGATTGAATTTAGACCAAACTGGCTCACAATCTACAACTAATGTATCAAGAGATACATTGAGCCGATTGACCAAATCTAGCAAATTTGCTTTTAAATCATCTGAAATGAGTAATTTGGCTCGGATTGAAGATTTTGTCCCATCGTCTTCATCCTAGACATTggtaaaaggaaaaaatgagGAATCGGAGATATTTAAAGGAGGAATAAGGTACCATGACTTTTCAAGCTACCCGCCGATGACGGGGTGCTACGTCAACCGATGAAGGCAAAACTGTAGGATTAACATCGGTTGTCTCTTCCTCATCCGATGGCTTGTCATCAGctctggttttccttttctttgaaGGGGATACTTAGGTCACTTTCTTTGTGATTTGTTTAGATTTTGGAACAACCAGCATAGTTTCTATCACTGCCTGGTATGGAAGTAAAGAATCAGCCAATGGAGAATTTAAACCAATAGTTTATGGAGCCAGAATCAACTCATTATCCAGAAGGGTTTTGGCAGCTGCATATACAATCAGCTGACCGCTTTTGCTGACATTTGGTGGAGGCTGATCGATATCCTGGAAGGTAAAGATAGGTTGAAATTATATAACCAATCATCAGATTCAATACTTGAgtagaagaagaggaagatgagtTTCAGGCTTACCTGAGGACCGATGGAAGTATTGATGATTGTGAGATAAAAAGCAGTTGGCTGATAGAAGATATGTTTTTTCCGTTCTGCCCACCAGTATTCATAAATCAGGCTATATTATTGAAGTTGGGACAATTGAATCGATTGGGCCTAAAGGTGGACCTTCAATACTCAAGACCTTGTCCATAAGTTCTGCCGATGATATTGTGTCTCTAGCCGGATTTTGGTTGAGAAATAAAGGTTCAAAGCGAGTTGGCCTAGTCAGAACTGTCTTGCTGCTACCATTGGGTGGTAAAACTCATATGAGTTTTGAGTGGATTGGCCTTGTGATACTCCAGTAGGAAGGATGCATGGTGAAATAGCCGATATGAAGATCTTTTTGTTCTCAGGATAAAATTCATTGTTCAAGTCGTCCAGGATAAAATTCATTGTTCAAGTCGTCCATTCTCAAGTCCTTTGGTCATTCAAAGTCTTCAAAGTCCTCATAGATGTACCACATTACTGTGTCAGTTAAGAAACCATCATAAAAATGCTTGAACCAGAATTCAAAGAATTCAGCCAATAGGTTAGAGCCAGCAAAGGTATAAGCGGCTTCACCAAAAGATATGCAAGGTCTTTCGTCTTCACCTTCTTTGAATTAAGGAAATTTAAGCTCTTGGAGGGTCCGATGGTTGATTAAGTTGACGGCATAAAGATTTAACCACAATTGGATGAACCACCAAGGACCTCCATGTATCACTGGGGAACCCATTAGCAAATGGACTGTTGCTTGACCCAAAATCTGATAAGCGGCCTTGAGAAGGAATTTACCTAGAGGGATTGACTTCTCATGAATAGCTTGAGCCAGATGAAGAAAATTGGCTGTAGGGCCACAAGTTGTGCCACAGAAAATGAATCTCTCCAACCATAAGTTGAGGAAAGAGATATGTTCCTCATCTGTAATTGGTCCAATGGCTCTACATCTTTTGATATATCCTGACCAACCACCTCCAGCCTTGGTTTTAATTTTGTATTCGCTCTTGTTTTTCAAGCTGATGggattagccgatgaggtgaTGTCTAAGCCCGTTAACATTTTAATATCCAAAAGGGTGGGTGTCATCGGCCCATGTCCGAAGATGATGGCATTGATGGTGTTAGACCACAAATATGTAGTGGCCGATAATAAAGATTCATTCTTCGGCATATTGGCTAGGAAGAGCTGAAGACACTGTTCTATCCCCATCCTTTTCCAGGATGATCGTTTGGCAGTTGATATCCTTTTAAACTAATCTTCCCATTCGTCAAGCTTTGAGGGCCAGGACCTAAAAACATTTGGCCAATGGTCGAACTCTAGTTTTGATTCTTTGAATGGGATTTTGTTCGTCTCGGCGCTGATAAATATTGTGGGATTTGGATCACCCATAGGACCAACGAGTTTCGGCATGAAGGACAGGAATCAAGATTTGGCATCTGAggtgctgaaaaaaaaaaccaaaagggCAAGAAACCCTAAGATCCAAGAAAGAGCTTTACACGAAAGATATTGATGACAAAAGGAATTTACCTCGGGGATGTCGGAAGTGGTTGCCATTGTTAGAAGTTTGAGCTAATGAAGCAAAGGGGTTTGTCGCCGGGAGTTTGGGTCACCGGAGGAATCGCTGAAGATAATAGAGATTGTGCAATAGAGGAAGTTGTGAAAGACTTAACTAGAGAAGAGGGATTTGAAACAGTGGGCCTTTGCTTATAAGATCAACAGTCAAAATATAAAACCCTAGAGTTTCGCGGGTTCGACCAGAGCGAATTCCGCCGCATTATATAATATAGCGGaattggggggcatgtgttgaCAATGGAATTTGGCATCACATTCGGAAAAGGAGGGATATCGAAACGGATTTGGTGTTGAATCGAACCAAACTTAGAGTCGGACTGCACATCGGCTGGATACCATATCGGCTGAAACAGAGTATTAAGTGGATCGATGCTTGATGAAGCTGATGGCCGATGCAGCCGATGGCCGATGCTGCCGATATAATATGACTTAGGCACGACATGGGCCTAGATTGGGATAACCATCATTGCCAATAAGAGATAGAGCTCGATTaaggcaattatatctattgATTAGGATATTGAGTTGGTTTGTTAGAGATTTGGCAAGAGACCGTCGtatatggtcttgtttgtatcttaCGTTTAGAAAGGTTTGAGTCGTGTCCATAATGAAGTAAGTTTGTActcggggtataaatatgatCCCCATAGCATTGTAATACGGGAGCAACTCCAATACAacttcggtgcatcgccacccttttacttttctcgtttcttgctgattgcaggatcaaatcagctgGCACGCCCTTGACACACTCGAGGCTagccttggacctgcactagagttaagcagatctcccaggccgccgtgttttcacatcaacaccCGCTCATCTCCACTTTACATGTATAGGCTCTGGATCACCTCTCAATGATGGTTATGGGTTAACCAACCTCCATAAGCGTCATTCCAACTGCCATATGAatctataaaaggaggagaaaCTCTCACTTTCAATTTACACAACAAAGTGGGGTACAACTCACTTTCATATTTTAAGCATCATTTTAGTAGTGTGGAGAAAATAGGTAGAGAGTAAGGGGAAGGTCCAGAGGAGTGCTGGAGCTATCAGCACTCTCCACTTTCTCGTACGTCGGCTGATGCT is a genomic window of Oryza glaberrima chromosome 7, OglaRS2, whole genome shotgun sequence containing:
- the LOC127779266 gene encoding protein DMP2-like; this translates as MATAATTTTGGDVQIPIGQQATVAATATATSDGIRDSPGTSSPFRGGGGSTTPTPQRPVKAGSSSPPPPPTTAMDKTLSSVANLAKLLPTGTALAFQSLSPSFTNRGACLTSNRYLTAALLYLCVLSCIFFSFTDSFVGGDGKLYYGVATAKGFLVFNYDAGSSSDGDDDDQRRRREVFKDLRRLRIRWVDYVHAVFTAVVFMTVAFSSTAVQSCYFPEAGDNVKQLLTNLPLGAGFLSTTVFLVFPTTRKGIGYGGQSTN